One Oreochromis niloticus isolate F11D_XX linkage group LG16, O_niloticus_UMD_NMBU, whole genome shotgun sequence genomic window carries:
- the si:dkey-229b18.3 gene encoding uncharacterized protein si:dkey-229b18.3, protein MACDCTHTNAQYENAETRCPSKPWSDGDRKQSGQKESAGCSSGRGSTARWSPNFEVIDGLLYRKKLERGFINYREVLNEDRRHEAISTFHIRRPGQRHLSLEETYRCVAENYWWEGMYFEIRDFVLSCPECQHNKKSEEPGGRGCVTKTVVSHSSDMLSKLRSQREAGLFCDITLRTSGRSFLAHRAVLAAVSDHFQEIFTEMDSSMKADIDLTGFSEDSLLSLLDFSYSSTLCVRRKDLPEVIAMARHLGMWPAVEACSALIKEQEQQLHPNSAYAGACRERHHHQRERKRKRALGLEDNVNTGFSLTLDASDESFEGSPSRNLRRTPKSQNGHPLSPSHRMKLMDFKSPSSKKASTPRNATSTPQSQSYSPVSPSNTRLLRSTPGAAKQVQRLLPMSETSQKTKKSHPISQLSCSSRLRPGTVCSPVRVKQEVEEVGEDEEDYARAQEKYKLMNVLGLQRTSLLPRPEDLIGWRQKKRLRKLKANNYSLTKRRKPRSPSPGLSYGDVTLAFPLCNPVNTHLLHKPVKSKPAAAASTEKITAKRPKTTRKHVPPSDRSMRSKGVLPDIFQPTSRAAFGGRQLRQSVRKGDGSHLHAQQPLRRGSNKKLVRNKVRIKSEPAEYALSGLRFSSNNYCGHTPHKSLPSQKIQARNKVAVETVRTLRYNSSRPAAKAKLRRGSTKEVKSARCNAREEGRKVGSQGLRGTMDTRPKVKENEPDGLQFSEQAPPPSIYNHPLYKVIKEEPAEPVPVGAFPDPPSPDLGKRQSKPPIKLLDSGFLFSFCRPAGGPISGLKKEEESVDICLTRSVSQVGEKFEAEESPHRTLRARGPPILPVVKREREERKVTQVKGRRPRPNPRNTLPLARCARSKPAGTMPKQQGKLLALSSRSCAVLDAVRRARLKQLRGPRSQAPKVPKAAHACLQCSASYKDCDALIMHRLRHIEGKHWPCPLCSKTFFRLRNVRNHIRTHDPKLYKCRSCIAAGS, encoded by the exons GGCTTCATCAACTACCGGGAGGTTTTGAATGAGGATCGAAGACATGAGGCAATCTCCACTTTCCACATAAGGCGACCGGGCCAACGCCACCTCTCACTGGAAGAGACCTACAGATGCGTGGCTGAAAACTACTGGTGGGAAG GGATGTACTTCGAGATTAGAGACTTTGTCCTCAGCTGTCCAGAGTGTCAGCACAACAAGAAATCGGAG GAGCCGGGTGGCAGAGGATGTGTCACAAAGACAGTAGTGTCACACAGCTCCGACATGCTGAGCAAGCTGAGGAGTCAGCGTGAGGCGGGCCTGTTCTGTGACATTACCCTGCGGACAAGCGGGCGTTCCTTCTTGGCACACAGAGCCGTCCTGGCGGCCGTCAGTGATCACTTTCAGGAGATCTTCACGGAAATGGACTCGAGCATGAAGGCAGACATAGATCTCACAG GTTTCAGTGAGGACAGCCTTCTCTCTTTGCTGGATTTCTCCTATTCCTCCACTCTGTGTGTTCGCCGCAAGGATCTACCTGAAGTCATTGCCATGGCCCGCCACCTGGGCATGTGGCCTGCAGTGGAAGCCTGCTCTGCCCTCATTAAAGAGCAGGAACAGCAACTTCATCCAAACTCGGCCTATGCTGGTGCGTGCCGTGAGCGTCATCACCACCAGAGGGAACGCAAAAGGAAAAGGGCTTTGGGATTAGAGGACAATGTGAACACCGGCTTCAGTCTAACACTGGATGCATCAGATGAGTCTTTTGAAGGAAGTCCCAGCCGCAATTTGCGCAGAACGCCAAAATCCCAAAACGGCCACCCTCTAAGTCCCTCACACAGGATGAAGCTCATGGACTTTAAATCCCCCTCTTCAAAAAAGGCCTCCACACCTCGAAATGCCACATCTACCCCACAGTCACAGAGTTACTCACCCGTATCCCCATCGAACACCCGTCTGCTCCGCTCCACTCCTGGAGCTGCCAAGCAGGTTCAGAGATTGCTGCCAATGTCGGAGACCtctcaaaaaaccaaaaaatctCATCCCATCTCCCAGCTTTCCTGCTCTTCTAGATTGAGACCTGGCACGGTGTGCAGCCCTGTGAGGGTTAAGCAGGAAGTTGAGGAGGTTGGCGAGGATGAAGAGGATTATGCCAGAGCACAGGAAAAGTACAAGTTGATGAATGTTCTGGGGTTACAAAGGACTTCTCTCCTCCCCAGACCAGAAGATCTTATTGGCTGGAGACAAAAGAAGCGACTAAGAAAGCTGAAGGCCAACAACTATTCACTCACCAAGCGTCGGAAACCCCGTTCACCGTCCCCGGGACTATCCTATGGGGATGTGACTCTGGCGTTTCCTCTCTGCAACCCTGTTAACACTCACCTCCTCCATAAGCCTGTAAAGAGCAAACCTGCTGCAGCAGCTAGCACAGAGAAGATTACAGCTAAGAGGCCAAAAACCACCCGGAAGCATGTTCCTCCCAGTGACAGGAGCATGCGCAGTAAAGGGGTGTTACCTGACATTTTCCAGCCTACATCCAGGGCTGCCTTTGGGGGGAGGCAACTGAGACAATCCGTGAGGAAGGGTGACGGTTCCCACCTCCATGCTCAGCAGCCTCTGCGACGTGGCTCGAATAAAAAGCTAGTCAGAAACAAAGTCAGGATCAAATCAGAACCAGCTGAATACGCTCTCTCAGGTCTCCGATTTTCATCAAATAATTACTGTGGCCACACACCCCACAAATCGTTACCTTCACAGAAGATACAGGCTAGAAACAAGGTCGCTGTTGAGACAGTCAGAACACTGCGATACAACAGCAGCCGACCTGCGGCAAAGGCTAAACTCAGACGAGGCTCCACAAAGGAGGTGAAGAGTGCGAGGTGTAATGCCAGAGAAGAGGGAAGAAAGGTGGGAAGCCAGGGGCTAAGAGGGACCATGGACACTAGACCAAAAGTGAAGGAAAATGAACCTGATGGGCTCCAGTTTTCAGAGCAAGCACCTCCACCGTCCATCTACAACCACCCTCTTTATAAAGTCATCAAAGAGGAACCAGCAGAACCTGTGCCAGTTGGAGCTTTCCCTGATCCTCCCTCACCAGACCTGGGTAAACGCCAGAGCAAGCCCCCCATCAAGTTACTGGACTCTGGCTTTCTGTTCAGCTTCTGCCGGCCAGCAGGGGGGCCCATATCTGGActgaagaaagaggaggagagtgTTGATATCTGCTTAACACGCTCTGTGTCACAAGTTGGAGAGAAATTTGAAGCAGAAGAGTCACCCCACAGGACTCTGAGAGCCAGAGGGCCACCCATCCTGCCAgtggtgaagagggagagagaggagaggaaagtgACCCAAGTTAAGGGTCGTAGACCCAGGCCCAACCCTCGAAACACTTTACCTCTAGCCAGATGTGCTAGGTCAAAACCTGCAGGGACCATGCCAAAG CAACAAGGTAAGCTCCTCGCTCTGAGCAGTAGGAGCTGTGCCGTGCTGGATGCTGTACGTCGGGCACGACTAAAGCAGCTCAGAGGGCCTCGTAGTCAAGCCCCCAAAGTTCCAAAAGCAGCCCACGCCTGTCTGCAGTGCTCAGCCTCCTACAAGGATTGTGATGCCCTAATTATGCATCGCCTTAGGCACATTGAGGGCAAGCACTGGCCATGTCCG CTCTGCAGTAAGACGTTCTTTCGACTAAGGAATGTACGGAATCACATCCGCACCCACGACCCCAAGTTGTATAAATGCCGGAGTTGCATTGCTGCTGGTTCGTGA